GGGATGAAGAACTCAATTAAAATTAATGTCGTAGCTGTTTTTATTAAAATCGCCATTATTTTAATTTTTATTTTTGTAGGCTTACAGTTCATTAAACCTAACAACTATCATCCGTTCTTGCCATATCATTTTTCAGGAGTCATCAAAGGAGCAACCACAGTCTTCTTTGCCTTTCTTGGCTTTGATGTTGTTTCATCATCAGCCGCCGAGGTTAAAAATCCTAAGAAAAATATGCCCCTAGGAATTATTGGCACTTTAGCTATTGCAGCTGTACTTTATTTTGGCGTTTCAATCGTTTTAACGGGTATGGTTAATTATACCAAGCTAAACGTATCTAATCCCGTTGCTTTTGCATTGCAATATGTTCATCAAAACTGGGTAGCAGAGTTATTATCATTTGGTGCTATGCTAGGAATGGCTACCATGATGCTGACAATGATCTATTCAAGCTCTCGCTTAATCTATGCTATGGCACGTGATGGGCTATTGCCTAGTGCATTCAGTAAATTAGATAAAAAACATAACTCTCCTCAAAATGCCTTAGTCGCTGTCACTATTATTATTGCAGCAGGTGCAGCATTCTTCTCCGTTGATCAACTAGCCAATTTGGTCAACTTTGGTACACTTTTTGCCTTTACTCTTGTTTCCTTTGGAATTCTAAAATTAAGAAAAAGAACAGATATTGTTAACGATGGCTTTAAAGTTCCCGGATACCCATATTTGCCAATCATTTCTGGTTTAATTTGTATCTTTATGATTTGCCATTTAAGTTCAGAAGTTTACTTAATGGCAGCTATTTGGTTAATCATCGGTGCTGTAATTTACTTTGTTTATGGCTACCACCATAGTCAGCTTGATCATGATTAACATCAGTAAAAATTATGTAAAGAAAAAGACGATTCGCATGAATCGTCTTTTTTAGCTCTGTTTGAACTAGTTAATTTGATTAATTGCCTGACCATCTTTAAAGAAAGACAAAACATTATTCGCAGCTTCTTTAGACAAATTAAATCTAGCAATGTGAGTAGCTGAACCAACGTGAGGCGTCATGATCACATTATCCATTTCAACCAATTCAGGTCTTGGATGCGGTTCGTTTTCGAAAACATCTAAGGCGGCGCCTGCAATTGAACCATTCTTTAACGCAGCAATTAATGCATCCCCGTCAATCAACGATCCACGAGCAACATTAATTAAAAACGCTGTGTCTTTCATTTTCTTTAAAAAGTCTGAATTAACCAGATGATATGTTTCAGCTGTAGCAGGAGTATGTAAACTCACAAAATCAGCTTCTTTTGCCAAAGTATCTAAGTCAACATATTTAGCATCTAATTCTGTTGCAATTTGATCATCTACTTGATGACGATTATGATAAATAATTGTCATACCAAATGCTTTAGCGAACCTAGCAACTTGTTGACCAATTCGACCCATACCTACAATTCCTAAGGTCTTTCCTTCAATGGAGTACCCTTGGTTGTCGTACTCATCGGCATTTAAAAAGACGCCTTCACGCAAAGCATGGTCATAATAATGCAATCTACGAGCTGATGCCATAATCATTGTCCAGGCAAGTTCCGCCGTTGGACGCAACACACTCTTAGGGCAATTTGAAACAACTATTCCTTTTTCTTTAGCGTATTCAACATCAACGTGGTCAAAGCCAACGCCATAAGTTGAAATTATTTTTAAATTTTTCGCAGCATCAATCATTTCTCGATCAAAAGCCATCTTTGCTACGATCACACCATCATATTCTGCAATATGATCAAGCACCCACTCACGATCATCTTCTGGTCGATGTCCTACTGGACCGATATCAACTTGACAAATATTTTTTAAATCAGTTAAGGCCTCATCTCTTAAGCCACCTAAAACTAAAACTTTTGCTTTATTCATTATTTTTAGACCTCTATTCAATTTTCATCTTAAAGTAAAAATACCACTATTTGAAAGAGAAAACATCTACTTTAATATTTTATTGATTGCAACTGCAACACCGTCGTGGTCACAATCAGCCGTAACTTCATCAGCATGTTGCTTTGTATATTCAACAGCATTTCCCATTGCGATACCTAATCCAGCATAAGTTAACATCGGCATGTCGTTTGCTTGATCGCCTAGGGCCATCACATTACTTCGATCTATTTTTAAGTAGTCACATAGTCTTTTCAGGCCAGTCCCCTTATCGACACCGGCAGCGGTTGCTTCATAATAAAAAGGCTCAGTCTTTGAAAATACAGCTCGATCTTTCATCATTTCAAATAAAGGAGATTCTATTTTCTCATCTAAATAGTCTGGATCATCAACATACATACATTTGATGATTGGTATCTGCTTCATTTCTTCTTGTGTACGATATGAGACTTCTAATTTTACGACCCGTGAATTATAAATTGTATAATGTCCCAAATCACGGTTAGCTGTATAAATTCGATCTAACGATACGCTATGAAAATGTAAGTTTAGCTTTCGCGCAATTGTCTCTAAATCTACATAATCTTCATATTTTAGCCCCTGTTTGAAAATAACCTGCCCCGCGGTTGATTCTACAACTGCACCATTAAAACTAACTACATACTGATTTTCTTGGCCATTAAGCCCTAATTCATCTAAATAACGTTGAGCACCTGACAAAGGCCGACCTGTGCAAATTACGATTTGCTTGCCTTGTTTTTGAGCAGTTAAAATTGCTTTTTTAACTGCTGGTGTAATCTCCTTCTTAGAATTAACTAAGGTTCCATCAATATCTATCGCGATTAGTTTAATTTCTTCCATTACCTTTTCCCTTAAAACAAAGAAAGCACCGCTTATGCGATGCTTCTATTAAACAGCCATGGTCTGCGTATTTTCTTTTAACTTGACCAAATCAGCCATATCATCAGCACTGATTTCAAAATCGATGTTCAAGTTTTCCTGCATTTCTTTAACATTATCACTCTTCGGCAAAACAATACAACCTAGCTGTAAGTCAAATGATAACATTAATTGAGCTGGACTAACATGATACTTTTCAGCGTAAGTCCTGATTCTTGGATCCTTTAACAAACGACCATGTGCAAGTGGAGAATATGCTTCAATCTGAATTCCTAAATTTTTACAGTATTTCATCAAATCAGTTGGCACATTTCCTATATGAACTTCGATTTGATTAACTACTGGCTTAATTGAGCTGTTATTAACAATGTTAGCTACGTCTTCTTGTAAAAAATTTGAAACACCAATTGATCTAACTTTACCGGCTTTAAGTGCGTCTTCCATTGCTCTCCAGTTTTCCAGATTGCCTTCAAAGTGACGATCATTAATTCTATTCACTTCAATCCAAGGTTGTGGTGAATGAATTAACAACATATCAATATATTCCAAACTAAATCGATCTAAAGCGTCATCAATTGCTTTTTTTGTACCTTCATAGTCTTTAATCGAAGTTGGTAATTTAGTTGTTAAAAAAATATCACTACGCTCAACATCAGAGTTCCAAATACCTTTTCCCACACCACTTTCATTGCCATAGTCTTTAGCAGTATCGAAAGCGCGGTAACCAACATTAATCGCTTGACGAATTACTTTTCGTACATCATCGTTATTAATTAGCCAAGTTCCTAGTTGAATTCGAGGAACCTCTACTCCGTTATTGAGCATTAAAGTTTTATCAGAGTACATATATACACCTCTACATTTTACTAATATGTCTCTGTTTCTTAATTCCTGTATTTGTATAGCTAATAACAATTATTAAACAATAATTGTTTTTTCAGCCATCTGTTAATAGCATACAACAAAATTGTTGCAAATCCTATACATACATTTTATTTTTTGTGGTTCTGTTATATTTTCTAATTAAAATAGTAGCATCAATCAATGCTGCTGGGTTTATAAAGATTATCAAATAATTTATTTTATTATTCTATACAAAATTAATATTTTCGTATAAAAAAAGAAAGGGCTGATGATGTCCTATCAACTCTTTCTCTTCAGTCTCTTAATTCCCAACACCTATAATACCAGCATTTATCATTTAAACAAGGATAAAAAACATCTTTTACTTACTAAATATTATTTTTAGTTTTCATCACATTTTTAAAAAGCCTAGATGTTATATTACAAAATGATTACAAGAGCAATATAAATCATATAGTTCACTATTAGCTATATGCAAATACTATATTTTTTGAGCAATAAGCTGCAACAATTTTTGAGCAATCTTTTGCTTACTCATTTTAGGCCATTTCTTAGTTGACTTATTTTTTTGTAAAATCGTTACCTGGTCTTCATCATTGCCAAAAACATTTTTAGAAACGTCATTTGCTACAATCATATCGGCACCTTTTGAAGATAGCTTTTTTGCAGCATTTTGTAGCAAATTATTCGTTTCTGCCGCAAAGCCGACAACTATCTGCCCTCGCTGCTTGTGGCTAGCAACTTCGCGTAAAATATCTGTCGTTTTAACTAAAGTTAGAGTCAAAGTTTGTTGATCAGCTTGCTTTTTTAATTTATGATCTGCAACTTGTTTCATGCGCCAATCCGCTACTGCAGCAGCCATAATTAAAACGTTACTATGCTTAAATTCTTTTTTGACTGCAACTAACATTTCTTCGCTACTAGAAACATGAATTAATGTAATCCTAGGATTTTGTGGCAAAGGCATACTTACATTACCATATATTAGCTTTACTTTTGCTCCCATTGCTGCTGCTTCTGTAGCTAAGGAAATGCCCATTTTCCCACTAGAGCGGTTACCAATAAAGCGGACGGGATCGATTGCTTCTTCAGTACCACCAGCAGTAATAACAATATTTTTTCCTTGCAAAACGTTCTGTTGTTCAGTGAAATTTTTGATCCACGCCACAATTGCTCCTGGCTCTGGCATTCGTCCTTTAGCAGCATAGCCTTCTGCCAGCATCCCTACTGCAGGCTCCATTATTTCTACACCATGTTCTTTCAGAAAAGCTATATTTCGCTGTGTAGCTGGATTATTCCACATTTGGTCATTCATGGCTGGTACAACCAATTTAGGTGCACTTGTAGCTAAAATTGTAGTGCTAGCTGCATCGTCAGCAATTCCCGTTGCCATTTTAGCAATAAAATTTGCAGTCGCTGGTAAAACCAGAGCTAACTCTGTCCAACGCGCTAGATGAACATGTGGTATGCTAGACTCATTTTCCTTGCTCCATAAATCATCCAAAACAGGATACTTTGTTAAAGCAGCCAGTGTATTAGTAGTTACAAAATGCTCTGCATTTTTAGTCATTACTATTTGAACTTGATGACCCGCTTTTTCTAAATCGCGGATAACGTTAACTGCCTTATAATCAGCGATTCCACCTGTCATATAAATTGTTATTCGACTCATTTTACCATTCCTCGTCATCTAAACTTATTTTTATTTTATCATTGTCCACTTAAATAGTAGAATATTGTGTTGGGAGTTATATTTGGAAAAAATTAAAAAATATGCAAAAACTACTTTTACTAACTATATTCTTACTTAGCTTATCGGCCTGCACTAAACCACAATCATCCTTTGTACCACGTGATAAAAGTGCCACTACAATCAAGATTGTTGATAGGAAGCTTGAGTTGCATCAGCCCACTAAAAGGCCACTTCAACCTTTAAATGGAATTTTGCCTCATTGGCTGCAAATGCCAGATAAATCTCAGCCTAAGCCAGCAATTTATACTAATTTGAATACTGTTCTTAAAAACAAATAGGGAAATGATTAGTTTCATCTTCCCTATTTTTTGTTCAATTTACAAGTTGCTTTAAAAATAGTTGTTTTATATTAATGAGTAATTTAAAATTTATATAATACAGAAAGGAACTTTATATATGCCAAATTTATCCAGTGATTTAACTTCAACTATTAATGAGAGACTAAACAACTTGACCGCATCTAAAATTCGAGCATTTGACCAAAAGATCTCTGAAATTTCTGGGATTATTAAGTTAACTATTGGTGAACCTGATTTAGCGACACCTGATCATATTAAAGATGCCGCAATTCGTGATATTCAGGCTAATGATTCCCATTATGCTCCTCAAGCTGGTAAGCCAGAACTACTTGAAGCTATTAGCAATTACCTTGACCGCTCAATTGGTGTACATTATGATCCAAAAAGTGAAATCTGTGTCACTGTCGGTGCAACAGGTGCATTAAATGATGTCTTTATGACCTTGCTTAACCCCGGTGACAAAATTTTGGTTCCTACTCCGGTTTGGGCTTTATACTTTCAGCTAATTAAAATGACTGGAGCAATCCCTATTCAAGTCGATACTAAAAAAGATGACTTCATCTTAACAGCTGAACATTTACGTCATGTTCTCAATGGTCGCGGTAAAGGTGCAAAGGCAATTATTTTAACTGATCCTTCTAATCCAACTGGCCGCGTTTATTCTGCCACAACTCTCAAAGCCTTAGCAGATGTCATTAAGGAATACAAAATCTTTTCTGTAACTGATGAAATTTATGCAGAACTTGTTTATGGCAAAGCCAAACATCACTCACTTTCTGAATACATCCCTGACAGAAATATTTTGATTTCCGGTTTATCCAAGGCTTATGCTATGACTGGCTGGCGTTTAGGCTATATTGCTGCCCCTAAACAAATCATGAAGAGCATCCGCAAGATTAATTCATTTTTAGTTACTTCAGTTACTGATAACGTTCAAATAGCTGCTGTCGAAGCCTTAAACAATGGTCAAAACGATCCTAAAAAAGCGCGTGAAATCTACGAAGCACGTTTAAACTTTATGCAATCTGGCTTAGAAAAGTTGGGCTTTGAAATGGCCACACCGCAAGGAGCATTCTACATTTTTACTAAGATCCCCGAAAAATATGGCACCAATGATGAACAATTCGCTTTTGAGCTGGCTCAAAAAGCAAAAGTCGGTGTCACTCCTGGTCGCTACTTTGGCAAGGGCGGTGAAGGTTATGTCCGTCTTTCTTATGCATCATCAACTGAGCAATTAAAAGAAAGTTTAGCTCGGATTAGTAATTTCGTTAATAATTTATAATTCAGATAAAAAAATAAGTGATCTCAATCAAAGCGAGATCACTTATTTTTTATTATATTGATTTATTACTTATCCCAAGTTGAATTTTCTGCAGCATCTTCAGCAGCCATCTTTTCAAGACGCTCTTCAGTTGCCTTTACACTGTCTTGGTACTTTTCCTCAACTTCGATCCCCAAGTCAGCTAATTGTTGATCAGCTACTGGAGCTGGAGCATGCATCATTGGTTCTGAAGCAGAAGCATTCTTAGGGAATGCTGAAACGTCACGAATATTATCCTTATCAGCAAGCATCATTGCAAATCGATCAAGACCGATAGCTAAACCTGCGTGAGGTGGGAAGCCCATGTCCAAAGCATCCATCAAGTAACCAAATTGTTCATATGCACGTTTCTTAGTGAAACCAAGTGCCTTAAACATATTTTCTTGAATTGAGCGCTTGTGGATACGGATTGAGCCACCGCCCATCTCATCACCATTCATAACAATATCATAACTACGTGCGTGAGCCTTATGAGGTTCAGTAGTTAGCAACTTAACCCCTTCATCATCTGGCATAGTGAATGGGTGGTGAGCTGCTACCCAACGGCCAAGTCCTTCATCGTATTCAAATAATGGCCAATCAACAACCCAAACAAAGTCATAAACACCCTTAGGAACAATACCAGTTTCTTTGGCAAATTCACGACGAAGGTGGTCAAGTGAATCACAACATACCTTCCACTTATCAGCTACGAATACTACTAATTCGCCGCCTTCAAGATCAAATTCCTTCTTCAAAGCTTCTTTGTTCTCATCAGTCAAGAAGCGAGCAACAGGGCCTGAAAATTCGCCATCTTCAAATTTAACCCAAGCCAAACCTTTAGCGTGGAAACGTTTAATAAAGTCAGCCTTCTTGTCAATCTTCTTACGTGAGTATTCTTTTGCACCATTTTTAACAGCAATTCCCTTAACAAAACCGCCATCAGCAATTGCACCGGAGAAGACCTTAAAGTCACTATCCTTGAAAATTGGGCTTAAGTCATGAATCAACATACCGTAACGAGTATCTGGTTTGTCACAGCCATACTTGTTCATTGAATCAGTCCAAGTAATTCGCTTAATTGGAGTTTTAAGATCAATGCCCTTGACATCTTTCATAATTTTCTTCAAAAGACCTTCAGTATAACTCTGAATAGTTTCTTCATCAGCAAATGACATTTCCATATCAATTTGAGTAAATTCTGGTTGGCGGTCACCACGTAGGTCTTCATCACGGAAACAACGAGCTAACTGGTAATACTTGTCAAATCCTGCACCCATTAAAAGCTGCTTGAACAGTTGTGGTGATTGTGGCAAAGCGTAGAAACTACCTGGATAGATTCTTGATGGTACTAAGTAGTCACGTGCACCTTCAGGTGATGACTTACCTAAGATTGGAGTTTCAATATCAATAAAACCATTTTCATCAAAGAATTCATGAGTAGCACGCAAAATCTTTGAACGTAAAATAATTGCTTGTTGAACTTCTGGACGGCGAAGATCAAGATAGCGATACTTTAATCTAGTTTGTTCTGAGACTTCAATTCCATCTTTAATTTCAAATGGAGGGTTCTTAGCCTTGTTTAAAATAATGATTTCAGTTGCATCAACTTCAACTTGACCAGTCTTCATGTCAGGGTTAACTTCTGAACGCTTAACAACTTTCCCCTTAACTTGAACAACATATTCATTACCAAGTGAATCGGCAATATCCATTAACTTCTTACCAGAATCTTTGTTAACAACGATCTGAACCAAGCCTTCACGGTCACGCAAATCGATGAAAACCAAGTTACCTAAGTTACGTACACGTTGTACCCAACCATAGAGATTTACATCTTGACCGATGTATTTTTCAGTAATATTGCCACAATAATCTGTTCTTTTTTCCATCTTTTCCATTGTTACTAGTCCTTCAATTCATCCATTATTTTAGTCATGTTATTTAGATCTTCAAGACTTAAATCGATTGTCTTGCCATCAGCTAAACGTTTAATATTCAAAACGCCGTTAGCCAGTTCCTTTTCACCTAAAGTAATAACATACTTAGCACCTTCACGATCTGCCTTCTTGAATTGGTTCTTTAACTTCTTCTGATTGACATCAAAGTCAGCTTCAAAACCTTGATTACGAAGGCTACGTGCAATTTCAATTGCCTTTTGTGCAGTACCGTCACCAATATTAGTAATAAAGAAATCAATACCGCGTTTCTCGAATAATGCAGGATTTTGCTTTTCAAGCACCAACATCAATCTTTCTTCGCCAATCCCGAAACCAACGGCTGGAGTAGCGGGTCCATTGAATTCTTCTACCAAGTGATCATATCTACCACCACCAAGAATAGTAGTTGCACTTTCCCATAAGCTCTTATCTTCAACCATAAATTCAAAGATAATTCCAGTATAGTAATCAAGTCCGCGTACTAGATCATCATCAATTACATAATCAATACCAAGTTGATCTAGCATCTTCAAGATTGCTTCAAAATTAGCTTTTGAATCGTCATCCAAAAATTCACGAATCTTAGGTGCCTTAGGCAAGAACTTCTTATCACGTTCATCTTTAGAATCTAAAATACGCAATGGATTATCACGCAATCTTCTTTGTGAGTCTTCTGATAACTCATCTTTCAAAGGAGTGAAATAATTAACCAAGGCATCATGATAATCTTGACGTACTTGCTCATTCCCCAAAGTGTTAATGTGAAGTTGGTAATTCTTAACGCCTAACTCACCCAATAAATCATGTCCCATCATGATTGTTTGTACATCACTTAATGGGTTACTTGAGCCAAAGCTCTCTACCCCAATTTGGTGAAATTCACGTTGACGACCGGCTTGTGGTCTTTCATATCTAAAAGTTGATTCCATATAAAAAACATTAAATGGCTTAACAACTTCTGGCGCATACATCTTGTCTTCTACATAAGCCCGCACTACGCCAGCTGTTCCTTCTGGGCGAAGGGCAATATGGCGACCACCCTTATCATCGAAGTCGTACATCTGTTTTTCAACGATTTCTGAACTATCGCCACTTGAACGAGCAAAGATTTCATAATTTTCAAAACTTGGTGTGCGAATTTCACGATAATTTGCGCGATTGAAGAAATTTCTGGCAGTTTCTTCAACTTTTTGCCATGAACCAGATTGATCAGGCAAAATATCAACTGTTCCCTTAGGTTTTTGAACTCTCATTTAATCATCCTTTTTATATTTTGATAACTTGATTAAAAATAAAAAGCGCCCTTGAACTTAATCAAGGGCGCTTAGATTAGCACGGTACCACCTTTTTGGTTGCTGCGATTAACGCTCGCCAAACGATCCATTATCTGTTAAAGGTGTCACAGACCGCGATCTATCTACTCTCTCACCACAACGAGCAGTCTCTTTGAATAGATCATTGCTAATCTACATTCTTTGTCATCGATAATTCTTACTTAGCTTATATTTTTCTCAAGACATTGTCAACCTTTGCGGTCTCATTTTTTCGCTAAAGATCTAACACAATCGTGAATGGACCATCGTTTTCTAAACTAACTTGCATGTCAGCCCCAAACTCACCAGTCTCAACGTGGAAACCGTCATTTTCTAGTTCTTGATTAAAGTCTTCCCAAAGTTCTTTCGATCTTGGTGGACGCATCGCATCAACAAAACTAGGACGGTTGCCTTTTTTAGTATTTGCCATCAACGTAAATTGTGATACCGACAAAATTTCTCCGTTAACATCCTTTAAAGACAAGTTAGTCTTCCCCTCTTCATCTTCAAAAATACGCATTTTAGCTATTTTATCAGCTGCTTTTTTGATTACTGGCAATTCATCACCATTTTTGATGCCAACTAATAATAAAAAGCCTTTACCAATCTTGCCCACAGTTTTACCGTCAATATCTACTTGAGCATGATTTACTCTCTGAATTACAACTCGCATTAATTATCTGACCTCTTAGTTTCGTATACGTCTGGAATATCACGTAATTTACTCAAAATTTCATCTAGTTGATCTGCATTCCGTACAGCAACTGTGACATACATATGTGCAACATTATCTTCGTTTACTTTACCAGAGATATTATTAATATTCTTAGTAAGTGAGTTCAACTTATTAATAACGTCACTAAGCAGATTGGAACGATTGTAACCAAAGACTTCAATATTTGCATTAAAGGATTGAACACTATTTTCCTCAACATTTTCCCATTCAACATCAATTAAGCGGCCTTGTTCTTCAGCTTCTTTGGTGATATTACGGCAATCTGTTCGGTGAATAGTTACACCGCGACCTTTAGTTACATACCCAATAATCTTGTCACCTGGAACTGGATTACAACACTTAGCTAAATGAAGCATTAAGTCACTAACGCCTTGGATCATGACGCCATTTTTATGCTTAACCTTCATTGTAGTATTTGAATTCTTCTTAGGTTGTTCTTCTTGAACTGCTTGTTGTCCAGAATTCAAAATCTTTTCTTCCAGCTCTTTTTGTTTTTGATTTTCTTCCTCACGGCGCAAATCAACCGTCAAGCGATTAACCACTGCTTGAGCAGAAAGATCACCAAAGCCTACTGCCGCATATAGTTCATCTGCAGTGTGATAATTAAAGTGCTCTAATAGCTTTTCAATTCGATCCCTGGCCATAAATTCTTTGGGTGAAAGATCCTCATCGCGCAACATGTCAGCAATCAATTGTTCACCATGCTGAATGCTATCTTCTCTATCCTGACTTCTGAAGTAGCGTCTAATCTTGTTGCGTGCTCTTGAAGTCTTCACCATGTCAACCCAGTCACGCGATGGCGCCGCATTAGTCTGTGTCATAATTTCAATAACATCGCCATTGCGTAATTTATAGTCCAAAGGAACTAATTTGTTATTAACTTTGGCACCTACTGCATGACTACCAACTTGAGTGTGAATTGCATAGGCAAAATCTAGCGTAACCGAACCTTTAGGTAGTTCATATACTTCACCTTTAGGCGTAAAAACATAAACTCTGTCTGAAAAAATATCACTTTTAACAGACTTCATAAATTCACCGGCATCTTTAGTTTCATCCTTTAATTCAAGGATTTCTCTTACCATATCCAGCTTTTCACCAGAGGTACTTTGCTCAACACCAGTAAAATTGCCACGCTTATAAGCCCAGTGTGCAGCCACACCATATTCAGCTACTTTATGCATTTGTTCAGTTCTAATCTGAATTTCTAGTGGACGACCGCCAGGCCCAATAATGGTTGTATGGAGTGATTGATAGCCGT
This is a stretch of genomic DNA from Lactobacillus crispatus. It encodes these proteins:
- the dtd gene encoding D-aminoacyl-tRNA deacylase, which produces MRVVIQRVNHAQVDIDGKTVGKIGKGFLLLVGIKNGDELPVIKKAADKIAKMRIFEDEEGKTNLSLKDVNGEILSVSQFTLMANTKKGNRPSFVDAMRPPRSKELWEDFNQELENDGFHVETGEFGADMQVSLENDGPFTIVLDL
- a CDS encoding RelA/SpoT family protein is translated as MSKYIEMTHDQVIDTCKKYMNDDQVAFVEKAYEFANKAHAGQKRASGQPYIIHPTQVAGTLATLGLDPDTVAAGFLHDTVEDTPVTNDELKEEFGEDVAFIVDGVTKLNKYEYKSHQEFLAENHRKMLIAMAQDLRVIMVKLADRLHNMHTLQHLRPDKQRRIASETMDIYAPLADRLGIGTIKWELEDMSFHYLNPEAYYRIVNLMDVKRSQREKYIADTIKTLKKTLDELGIKYEIYGRPKHIYSIYKKMVNKHKDFDEIYDLLAVRVIVKNVRDCYAVLGAVHTEWKPMPGRFKDYIAMPKVNGYQSLHTTIIGPGGRPLEIQIRTEQMHKVAEYGVAAHWAYKRGNFTGVEQSTSGEKLDMVREILELKDETKDAGEFMKSVKSDIFSDRVYVFTPKGEVYELPKGSVTLDFAYAIHTQVGSHAVGAKVNNKLVPLDYKLRNGDVIEIMTQTNAAPSRDWVDMVKTSRARNKIRRYFRSQDREDSIQHGEQLIADMLRDEDLSPKEFMARDRIEKLLEHFNYHTADELYAAVGFGDLSAQAVVNRLTVDLRREEENQKQKELEEKILNSGQQAVQEEQPKKNSNTTMKVKHKNGVMIQGVSDLMLHLAKCCNPVPGDKIIGYVTKGRGVTIHRTDCRNITKEAEEQGRLIDVEWENVEENSVQSFNANIEVFGYNRSNLLSDVINKLNSLTKNINNISGKVNEDNVAHMYVTVAVRNADQLDEILSKLRDIPDVYETKRSDN